From the genome of Macaca thibetana thibetana isolate TM-01 chromosome 8, ASM2454274v1, whole genome shotgun sequence:
ggttacagtgagacacCTCAAAACCAAGCTGAAGGAATCTGAGCGCCGACTCCATGAAAGGTGAATCTGCCTTCCTTGCACAGTGGGGTGTAGGACAGTTTCTTTCTCCATAAAATGAAACATGAACCCAAACTatagaaagatagaaaagaaaaaatgattgtattcaatttttgtcaaatttttaaatCAGCCTCTGAAAAGAGCCATTTCATAATTCTGTGTGATTTGGCTGTTTCAGGAGTTCAGGGAGACCCGTCGGTTAGAGGGgatcctttttgttgttgttgttttgcagtGTATACAGCTTTGATGTGAAATAATCGGGTGTGTGCATgactatttttaaatggcaaaaacacGTGAGCGAACAATCCCATACTTCCAGCAGAATGGGTCACACACCGTGGACCAATTACGCCCTGTTTATATCCGTGCACGAATGGATGTCTGTGTGCATTGTAATTCCTGCATGCTATTTTTGTGCTGAAGGAAGGGGCTCATTGTTCTTGGCCAAGTGttaaggttgaaaaaaaaaaaaaaaaaaaaaagcccatgctTAAGAGATCTTATCTGAGGGAGAAGACTTTTGACATCTGGGCAGCAGGCCAGTTTTTCTGCTtgatggttttcccctggaacATTTTGGAACAGACCAGGAAAGCTCTGACCAGGGTAGCTGTGAGCTCAGGGTGAGGGTGGCATTTGCATTCTCTAAGAGTCTGGGCTACCTGATCAGCCCAAACCTGCTCTGCTGCTGCcacaaagaaatagagaaaactcAATGACCTTGGTTGCTAAAACTGTGGGTAGATAAGGGCGCAGACTGTGAGGAAGGGACATTTTTCATCTTCCGAATTAATCTGGTTCATCATCTGTCTGAAATAGACTTGAGACCCAAACTCTCCTCTGGGGTGAGTTAGACCTTAAGTCTGGAAGTGTTTGGTCTGTGATTTGCCCAGTCTGTAGGAGGATTGGAGCACTcaagggaggaaggaatgggaaTGCAGTAAAACTTGGGAAAATATTCTAGCCTAAACTTAAATGAACAATATTGATGTCTCTTCATATATATGAGGATCCTGACTACCTTATCTTCATATCCACTGAGAATGTAAGGACTGACtatgaaaaaattatatgtaagaAAGAATTTATATGCAAAGATCTTGAAGTAGGGTTGTCCTGTGAAGGATCTAAAAAGTAGGATCGCTTCTCCTTAATGTAGGATGAATTCAATATTATCCCATCTGAGAGGAGATAGAATAAGCAGCTTGTCAACATGTAAAGTCCCTGCCATGTGTAGCATTTTatgatttcaaaaatgtttatcatTGGAATATCATCCGAACAATTTAGCAAGGCTAAAACTTATCAGTCTACCTTCTGTCTTTGATAGGTAATTAAAAGTGAACTGGCCTTTTCTTCCACAAACTATAGACATTTGGAAAGAGTAGGCTATGGAGATAGAAACACGCTAACAGATGCTAAGATGTtctaataataacattttaaatattaaggatTGAGTAGATGATAAGACTTGTAACAGTGCAATATCTGACTCATAATGGGTACTCAAAAAAATTGTGGTAGCTATTTTGATTCTGATTCtgattactattattactttagccattctacaatTAAAGAGAAAGTTCATGGCTAATCTCTGCCAAAGAGAAAATGTACTGTTTCTTTAAGTTTAGGCTGGAGTGTTTTCTCAAGTTTTCTGTGTTCTCTTGAGTTCCCTGCATTCAAAACTGATTTCACATCTGTATTTCAAGTGGAAGAGTATGAGTTCTTGGCTCTGTGCCAGAACTGCCTGTTGCCCAGttcaaagttattttatttttttattaaccATGCTTGTCTTGGCACTCTAGGGAAAGTGAAATCGTGGAGCTTAAGTCCCAGCTGGCCCGCATGCGAGAGGACTGGATTGAGGAGGAGTGCCACCGGGTAGAGGCCCAGTTGGCACTCAAAGAAGCCAGGAAAGAGATTAAACAGCTCAAACAGGTCATCGAAACCATGCGGAGCAGCTTGGCTGATAAAGATAAAggcattcagaaatattttgtggACATAAACATCCAAAACAAGAAGTTGGAGTCTCTCCTTCAGAGCATGGAGATGGCACACAGTGGCTCTCTGAGGGACGAACTGTGCCTAGATTTTCCATGTGATTCCCCAGAGAAGAGTTTAACCCTCAACCCGCCTCTTGACACAATGGCAGATGGGTTATCTCTGGAAGAGCAGGTTGCTGGGGAAGGGGTTGACAGGGAGCTACTGGTGGGAGATAGCATAGCCGATGGCACAGATTTGTTTGATGAGATGGTAACAGCCACCACCACAGAATCTGGTGACCTGGAGCTTGTGCATTCCACCCCTGGGGCTAATGTCCTGCAGCTGCTGCCCATGGTCATGGGTCTGGAGGAGGGCAGTGTGGTGGTGGAGCGAGCCGTACAGACCGACGTGGTGCCCTACAGCCCCGCCATCTCGGAGCTCATTCAGAATGTGCTGCAGAAGCTCCAGGACCCCTGTCCCTCGAGCTTGGCGTCCCCTGATGAGTCTGAACCAGACTCGATGGAGAGCTTCCCAGAGTCCCTCTCTGCCTTAGTGGTTGATTTAACTCCAAGAAATCCAAACTCAGCCATCCTTTTGTCTCCCGTGGAGACCCCGTCCGCCAATGTGGATGCAGAAGTCCATGCAAACCGCCTCATGAGAGAGCTGGATTTTGCAGCCTGCGTGGAAGAGAGGTTGGATGGTGTCATCCCACTGGCTCGCGGGGGCGTCGTGAGGCAGTACTGGAGCAGCAGCTTCCTGGTGGATCTCCTGGCTGTGGCTGCCCCCGTGGTCCCCACGGTTCTGTGGGCATTCAGTACTCAGAGAGGGGGAACGGATCCTGTCTATAACATCGGGGCCTTGCTCAGGGGCTGTTGCGTGGTTGCCCTGCATTCGCTCCGCCGCACCGCCTTCCATATCAAAACCTAAATAGAAGTTGTTGTTACTGTGTGCCAATGTGTCCCATGTGGGTTGTGCCAGGTAGAGAAACAGGAGGTCGATCTGTGACGGTTTCTATTCTGTCGTTTTGCTCCTCGGTATTTGATTTGCACTATATTTAGTTGAAGCCTGTTCACTGTTTAAAACCGGAGGTATCTTCAAAGGCATGGAGACCTGGTTCTAGTAAATGTCCCACCAGTGCGGTATAGAAAGCATGCTCATGACCCTGCCGTGTCGTCTGAGGTACCCGTTCTTATCCTAGTGGTTCAGGAAGAGAAAATGCAGTTTGCACTTTCAAGACAGCTTCTCTAAGGCTGGCATGTTATCTCCTTGCTTTGCTTTGTGccgttttaaaatgtgtaatcgTTCCAGCATTCCAATGGTCTTGTGCATAGCAGGGGACTGTaaccaaaaataaacatgtatttgtgTAATTGGTTTGAAGAAGTCTTGAATAGCTCTTTAGTGTCTTACTTGGGGTTGATAAGATTTGAGTGTCTGCAATTTTTTACTAAATGTAGCTACAAAGTCTTAAATGGCTTGTTTGTTCTTAAACTGTTAATTGATGAAACTGTGCATAAGTTTACAATGTACTAActtattttgcttattatatATAGTGTTTTGTTGGAAATTGTAACCACACACTTCAGCATGATGAAAATAAAGATTAGtgtttccatttaaataaaagttttatcctcctataaaataattatctctGTGATTTTACTTCTATGTATAAGAAAGACAATGAAGAGCAGATCTAACATCTTTATCAATAGGGGTCtgtaaaaattgaattaaattagaaagagggaaaaagagttATTAAATAAAGGTGAAGATTTCCTACCCTTACTTAAAAAGCATCATTTCTGAGTACAAGTAgctttgtttacttttaaattgcCCATACGCTAGTTTGTCTACATGTTTATGCAGTAAGTACATCTTGAGTGTTTTCATGAACGTTGGGTTAAGCATGCTAGGTGTTCAGGAGAGGGAGAATATGGTAGTGACATACAGCTTCCTTCCCCAGAATGATAGGATGAGGGTGGGTGGCTGGGAAGGGATGAGAAGGTGTTGGATCTATGTTCATCTAGTACTTACACCAAAATTTTGAGATTAGTATTTTATACACATAAGAGACCTAAGCCTCAAAGAGGAAAAATGTTCAGGATCTCAGAACTCATCTCTCCAGAAGCCATGATTTCAAGTGTCTACAAAAGCAAATGCCTTTTCTAATTTGCCACACAAAGGGAAGAGGCTGGAAAATACCCTAAGTCCTCATCCAGAAACTCTTCTTCCATAGCACTTACCACCTTTAAACATACCACCCTTTTACTTACAATGTCTTGGTTATTACCCATCTTTCCCACTAAGATATTAGCTCCATGAGGGAAAGGATCtgtgttctgttttgttcactggtgTATGTCAAGAACCtagaacaaatgaaataataagacttagaatttgatagcacaacagggaaCCTATAATcagtaataatttaattgcatatattaaaataattaaaagagtataattggattgtttttaacacaaaggatgcttgaggggatggataccccatctTTCGTGATGTGACTATTACATGCACATTGCCTGCCTGTACCAAAATCTCATGAGCCCTATATAGACACCTACTGGGGAtgcccaaaatatttaaaaaatattttagttttctaaaaacaagatttaaaaatttaaaaataacttgataCAGTACCTGGTACACAGTGGAAAGTCTAAAAATTgctgttgaatgaattaattaatccAGCAAATACCAGGTACTCCGATGCTAACTGGGCACTTTCCAGGATGGGTCTTAAATAGTGAAGGAGACAGACAAGGTTTctgtcctcaggaagcttacGTTCTGTGTCTGTGAGGGACACAACATGCcatcaaataaacaaaagatggtTTCAGATAGTGGTAAATGCCTCAAAGGAAATAAGGTGTTTTGACCAAGTGTGGCAGAGGTGAAAACAAGGGACACATCTCTGAAGAAATAACGTTGGTGGGAATGGATGAAAAAGAGTCAATCATGAGAAAATATGGGACAAAATCTTGTTGCAAGAGCAACAAATTCAAAGGCCATCAGATAGAATGGGCTCACCATGTGACAGGAGCATCCTggaggtcagtgtggctggagcagagtgagaaggaaggagaaagttgGAGTAGACAGGAAGCTGCTTCATATGGGGTCACATAAACCATGGTAGAGGTTTCAGTTTATTCAGGGACACCATTTAGGGGTCTATTGTAATGTCCAGATGAGAGATGATGCCAATTTCGAGGTGGAAGTAGATACAGAGATTAAGTTGAATAATTACAGATATAGCTTGAAGATAGAACTAATGTGATTTGCTGATGGATTAAATGTggagtaaggaaaagaaaaaaaaataggggtgACTCAGGTTTTTGGCTCGAGTAATTGGATCAGTGGTGGCCGCATTTGCTCAGAATGGGAAGAGTTCAAGAGAAACaagtttgggaaaataaaactgagatgTCTATTAAAATATCTATGTGGAGGCATCAAGAGTAACtgtatatataaatgtgaaaatcaaGGGAGCTGTCAGGAGTAGAGTTGTAACACTGAACCTTTCCGGCATTTGTGTGGGAATTAAAACCATGGGAACAAATGAGGTCATCCAGGAAGAgtgtagagaaggaaaaaaggtcAAAAATGGATTTTTGAGGTACTTCCACATTTAGGTAGAGGTGGAATATGAAGAACCAACAAAACAGCCAAAGAAATAACAGCCCAAAATGTAAGAGCAAAACTAGGTGACTAGTAGTATAAAAACCAAGAGAAGAGAGTAATTCAAGAAGAATGGAGCAGTCAATTGTGTTGAAGTCCCACCAAGAGATTGGTAGTAATATGAGAATAGTTACATAGTCACTGGCTTTGACAGCAAGGTCTTAGTGACTGTGTCAAGATCAGTCCTTGGAGAAATGGGGATGGAAGGCCAATTGGAGCAGGTTGAAGAGTGAATGGAAGAGAGAAAGTGGAAAGAAATATGTGCTGCtgactttttttaagttttataatgaAGGAGAATAGGAAATTGAGTGGTAGTTAAAAGGAGATATAAGGTCAAAGGTTAATTTTTCAATATTGAGAAGAGACAGAACATGTTTGTATGCTTTTGTGATTGGGTCAATGAAGAGAAACAAATTAATGACATAGgagggaataaaataataaacaattataaattaattgAGGAAGGAGAGCCCTTGAAAAGAAGGGATAGGATCCAGGGCATGGGAATATGTGCGTGAGGAGAGATGGTTTGTCTCTGATAGGACATTTCTACTGGAATACACACGTGTCTCAAGCACACACATTTGTATTTACACATCTTGCAGCTCTCGTCAGCAGTAGAAGGATTTGTTTGAAATGGAAGGGAAACTATTTCTGGAGGTGAATAATCGGAAGTGTCCCAAAATAATGAGCCATGCTGACTCAGGTCCCTTCCTGTAGTCCTGCCCAGATCAATACTTAGATACTGGTATCTTCCTTAAAGTCCCTCCTTGTGCTTATTTTAAGTCATTGCTAagagcatttttatttaaaaaaattataagcctGTTTTGAGTATCTGCTTGTTtccatataaacaaatataactaCACAAACTCAGCATTGTTCTTCATCAATTCAAGTTGGAGGGAAAGGATAGGCTCTGGTTAGAAAGAATTCTCCAcaaaccacaaatatttattgtcagATTGGATGCAGCTGATCACCAATAGCAAACAGTTTTATCGTCTTAATGTCCTATATCCTCCTTTACATAAACCAAAAGATTCAAACAACCCATTGGAGACACTGGACAccccctcaccctccctctcctccttcttcaGGGTTTCAGCTGTATAGTCTGTGGAAAATTACTGCTTTTATTCAGAACAGTCTCTCACAAATGAGTCCCTTGGAGTAACTAAAAGATGGAACATGTTTGCCTTTTGGAAGCCCAAGGCATTGGCTGGTTTTGTGGATAGGATGATCTGATTCCATAGAAAGAAGTGCCTCGAAGTTGCTTTCAGTAATTAGAGTGCCTGTGATGTACAAACaggcaggaaaatggaaaaaacaagaacaatcccACTCTATTGAACAAATTGCTGTCCCATGAAAGCAAATGTTAAAC
Proteins encoded in this window:
- the SYBU gene encoding syntabulin isoform X1 codes for the protein MGPLRESKKEHRVQHHDKEISRSRIPRLILRPHMPQQQHKVSPASESPFSEEESREFNPSSSGRSARTVSSNSFCSDDTGCPSSQSVSPVKTPSDAGNSPIGFCPGSDEDFTRKKCTIGMVGEGSIQSSRYKKESKSGLVKPGSEADFSSSSSTGSISAPEVHMSTAGSKRSSSSRNRGPHGRSNGASSHKPGSSPSSPREKDLLSMLCRNQLSPVNIHPSYAPSSPSSSNSGSYKGSDCSPIMRRSGRYMSCGENHGVRPPNPEQYLTPLQQKEVTVRHLKTKLKESERRLHERESEIVELKSQLARMREDWIEEECHRVEAQLALKEARKEIKQLKQVIETMRSSLADKDKGIQKYFVDINIQNKKLESLLQSMEMAHSGSLRDELCLDFPCDSPEKSLTLNPPLDTMADGLSLEEQVAGEGVDRELLVGDSIADGTDLFDEMVTATTTESGDLELVHSTPGANVLQLLPMVMGLEEGSVVVERAVQTDVVPYSPAISELIQNVLQKLQDPCPSSLASPDESEPDSMESFPESLSALVVDLTPRNPNSAILLSPVETPSANVDAEVHANRLMRELDFAACVEERLDGVIPLARGGVVRQYWSSSFLVDLLAVAAPVVPTVLWAFSTQRGGTDPVYNIGALLRGCCVVALHSLRRTAFHIKT
- the SYBU gene encoding syntabulin isoform X2; protein product: MGPLRESKEHRVQHHDKEISRSRIPRLILRPHMPQQQHKVSPASESPFSEEESREFNPSSSGRSARTVSSNSFCSDDTGCPSSQSVSPVKTPSDAGNSPIGFCPGSDEDFTRKKCTIGMVGEGSIQSSRYKKESKSGLVKPGSEADFSSSSSTGSISAPEVHMSTAGSKRSSSSRNRGPHGRSNGASSHKPGSSPSSPREKDLLSMLCRNQLSPVNIHPSYAPSSPSSSNSGSYKGSDCSPIMRRSGRYMSCGENHGVRPPNPEQYLTPLQQKEVTVRHLKTKLKESERRLHERESEIVELKSQLARMREDWIEEECHRVEAQLALKEARKEIKQLKQVIETMRSSLADKDKGIQKYFVDINIQNKKLESLLQSMEMAHSGSLRDELCLDFPCDSPEKSLTLNPPLDTMADGLSLEEQVAGEGVDRELLVGDSIADGTDLFDEMVTATTTESGDLELVHSTPGANVLQLLPMVMGLEEGSVVVERAVQTDVVPYSPAISELIQNVLQKLQDPCPSSLASPDESEPDSMESFPESLSALVVDLTPRNPNSAILLSPVETPSANVDAEVHANRLMRELDFAACVEERLDGVIPLARGGVVRQYWSSSFLVDLLAVAAPVVPTVLWAFSTQRGGTDPVYNIGALLRGCCVVALHSLRRTAFHIKT
- the SYBU gene encoding syntabulin isoform X3, encoding MFAMKVYGAYLLSSEADFSSSSSTGSISAPEVHMSTAGSKRSSSSRNRGPHGRSNGASSHKPGSSPSSPREKDLLSMLCRNQLSPVNIHPSYAPSSPSSSNSGSYKGSDCSPIMRRSGRYMSCGENHGVRPPNPEQYLTPLQQKEVTVRHLKTKLKESERRLHERESEIVELKSQLARMREDWIEEECHRVEAQLALKEARKEIKQLKQVIETMRSSLADKDKGIQKYFVDINIQNKKLESLLQSMEMAHSGSLRDELCLDFPCDSPEKSLTLNPPLDTMADGLSLEEQVAGEGVDRELLVGDSIADGTDLFDEMVTATTTESGDLELVHSTPGANVLQLLPMVMGLEEGSVVVERAVQTDVVPYSPAISELIQNVLQKLQDPCPSSLASPDESEPDSMESFPESLSALVVDLTPRNPNSAILLSPVETPSANVDAEVHANRLMRELDFAACVEERLDGVIPLARGGVVRQYWSSSFLVDLLAVAAPVVPTVLWAFSTQRGGTDPVYNIGALLRGCCVVALHSLRRTAFHIKT